The Thalassophryne amazonica chromosome 8, fThaAma1.1, whole genome shotgun sequence genome includes a window with the following:
- the gtf2h1 gene encoding general transcription factor IIH subunit 1, which produces MASLSEEVLLVVKKVRQKKQDGTLYLMAERIAWGPEGKDRFTVSHLYADIRCQKISPDGKAKIQLQLVLHTGESTTFHFVNESSALKDREATKELLQQLLPKFKKKANKELEEKNRMLQEDPVLFQLYKDLVVSQVISAEEFWANRLGGINNVDLTLYNYKQDVGISGAFLADIRPQTDGCNGLRYNLTADIIESIFRTYPAVKQKYSENVPHNLTEKEFWTRFFQSHYFHRDRINTGTQDIFSECAKQDEKGLKSMVVQGVKNPLVDLISLDDKTLDEGYGICSVTPSTSSSNKTLKESSNSAIIKRFNHHSAMVLAAGSRKGETPTDQASETSSTDGNSRDSDFFQPPVKKVKLQEAIEYEDLHMENGSKTVTLNLKKSDRYAHGPVPLQSQQYTTSQDIINSVSYIRHEMVKYKPKLTQVLSSTAASSAIAALSPGGIVMQAGTRQAIHQMIPNDVQGELKHLYAAAGELLRHFWSCFPVNTPFLEEKVIKMKSNLERFQMTKLCPFQEKIKRQYLSANLIGHLEEMLQTAYSKFHVWQTRRMSRKT; this is translated from the exons ATGGCTTCGCTGTCAGAGGAGGTTCTTCTGGTGGTGAAGAAGGTTCGTCAGAAGAAGCAGGATGGCACACTTTATCTCATGGCTGAACGCATCGCCTGGGGTCCAGAAGGCAAAGACCGCTTCACAGTCAGCCATTTGTATGCAGATATTCGCT GTCAGAAAATCAGCCCAGATGGCAAAGCCAAAATTCAGCTTCAGCTGGTTCTTCATACCGGTGAGAGTACTACATTCCACTTCGTCAATGAAAGCAGCGCACTTAAAGATCGTGAGGCTACCAAGGAACTTCTCCAGCAGTTGCTTCCCAAGTTCAAGAAGAAGGCTAACAAGGAATTAGAGGAGAAAAACAG AATGCTGCAAGAAGATCCTGTGCTTTTCCAGTTGTATAAGGATTTAGTCGTCAGCCAAGTGATCAGTGCCGAGGAGTTCTGGGCTAACCGGTTAGGAGGTATAAATAATGTGGATCTCACATTATATAACTACAAACAAGATGTTGGTATATCTGGAGCTTTTTTG GCTGACATTCGGCCACAGACAGATGGCTGCAACGGCTTGAGATACAATCTTACAGCTGACATTATTGAATCCATCTTCAGAACATATCCTGCAG tgaaacagaagtaTAGTGAAAATGTGCCTCATAACCTGACGGAGAAGGAGTTCTGGACCCGCTTTTTTCAGTCCCATTATTTTCACAGAGATCGCATTAACACAGGAACACAGGATATTTTTTCAGAGTGTGCCAAGCAGGATGAAAAAG GGTTAAAATCTATGGTTGTTCAAGGAGTGAAGAATCCTTTGGTCGACCTCATTTCCTTAGATGATAAAACATTAGATGAG GGTTATGGCATTTGTTCTGTTACACCCTCAACCTCCAGTTCAAACAAGACATTGAAAGAGAGCAGCAATTCTGCCATCATAAAACGTTTCAACCATCACAGTGCCATGGTGTTGGCAGCAGGCTCACGCAAGGG GGAAACACCCACTGACCAAGCCAGTGAGACGAGCAGTACAGATGGAAACTCAAgggattctgactttttccagccTCCTGTTAAAAAG GTTAAATTACAAGAAGCCATAGAATACGAGGATCTGCACATGGAGAACGGATCAAAAACGGTTACGCTGAATCTCAAAAAATCTGACAG ATATGCTCATGGTCCTGTGCCACTCCAGTCCCAACAGTACACCACCAGCCAGGATATTATCAACTCTGTGAGCTACATCCGGCACGAGATGGTCAAGTATAAACCCAAACTTACTCAG GTGTTATCCAGCACAGCAGCTAGTTCTGCAATTGCAGCTCTTTCTCCAGGGGGTATCGTCATGCAAGCGGGAACGCGGCAAGCCATACATC AGATGATACCCAATGATGTTCAGGGGGAGTTGAAGCACCTTTATGCAGCTGCTGGAGAGTTGTTGAGACACTTCTGGTCATGTTTTCCTGTGAACACACCATTTTTGGAAGAAAAG GTGATAAAAATGAAGTCCAACCTTGAGAGATTTCAGATGACCAAGCTGTGTCCTTTTCAGGAGAAGATTAAGCGTCAGTATTTAAGTGCAAAC CTGATAGGGCATTTGGAGGAAATGCTGCAGACAGCTTATAGCAAGTTCCATGTGTGGCAAACCCGTCGGATGTCGAGGAAAACTTGA